The genomic interval AAGAATGGTAATTCCTCTTGGTTCTTATTATCAAGAGTTAGTTCTTATAACAAAAGATTCAAAAGGAGTATCTACTAAGAGTATAATTCCAGTGAGATTTGTTCCAATGTTAAGAGAAAAAAATTAATCGTTATTTTTTAGGGAACTCTTTGCTATAGTTTTCACCATTTCGTAAACTTCTTTTAAAGGAATCTTCCTTTTTTCTGCAATTTTTTTACAAGATTCGTATTCAGGAGAAACATTTATGAGTTTTCCTCTTAAATAAGAGAGCTTCACTTCTGCTTTTCCTAAAGGAGTTTTTATCTTTCTCACTTCCCTATTTAACTTTATCCTTTCTATATCTTTTATTCTAACCCCAATTGTGGTTGTCTCTCTAAAAAGAATTTCTGTTAAAAAATGAATATCTTCTTTTCTGCATAAAATAGACAACATAAAGCCTGGTCTACCCTTTTTCATTTGAATTGGGGTTCTGTAAACCTCAAGAGCTCCTTCTTTAAAAAGCTTTTCCTCAACAAGGGGAAAGAATTCAGGATTCATATCATCAATATTTGTCTCAATTAATACCTCTTCTAAACCTTTTTCTTCAAGAACACCTAATATTGCTCTTAAAAAATTAGAATTCCCCTCAAGAATTCTTGATCCAAAACCAATTCCAATATTATTAACTCTCATTAAAGGCATACCATAAGAATCTACAAAGTGCCTTATTATTAAAGCCCCTGTAGGTGTTACGAGCTCGCTATTAATTCCAGTTGAATAAATTGGTGCCTTAGCACGCCTAAGTAATTCTAAGGTAGCTGGAACTGGAAGAGGTACTCTTCCATGCTTTATTACCACAGAACCCATTCCAACATTTATTTTAGAAAAATAAACTTTCTTTACTCCTAAGAGTTTTAAACCAATTATTGAGCCTACTATATCAGCAATTGAATCAATTGCTCCAAGTTCATGGAAATGAATTTGCTCTTTTGAAACCCCATGGATTTTTGCTTCAACTTCTGCAAGCTCTTCAAACATTTTTTCGGCTTTTATTAAAATATCTCTATCAAGATTGGATTCCCTCAAAATC from candidate division WOR-3 bacterium carries:
- the larC gene encoding nickel pincer cofactor biosynthesis protein LarC, whose translation is MEEKILYIDCFSGISGDMFIGALLDLGLDRKRFEGMLKKILPRGTNIEIWEERRGNFVGKRFEVKEQKEEKERKLKDIKKILRESNLDRDILIKAEKMFEELAEVEAKIHGVSKEQIHFHELGAIDSIADIVGSIIGLKLLGVKKVYFSKINVGMGSVVIKHGRVPLPVPATLELLRRAKAPIYSTGINSELVTPTGALIIRHFVDSYGMPLMRVNNIGIGFGSRILEGNSNFLRAILGVLEEKGLEEVLIETNIDDMNPEFFPLVEEKLFKEGALEVYRTPIQMKKGRPGFMLSILCRKEDIHFLTEILFRETTTIGVRIKDIERIKLNREVRKIKTPLGKAEVKLSYLRGKLINVSPEYESCKKIAEKRKIPLKEVYEMVKTIAKSSLKNND